GCGCAGAAGAGGAACGACACGGCCACGAAGCCGTTGGTCATGTCCAGCAGGGTGAACAGCGGATTGTGACGCCAGACCTGGGCCAGGCAGGCGTTGACCACGTGGGCCTCCACCATCCCCATCACGGCGAGACCGCGCAGCACGTCGATGAACACCAGCCGGTGCGACCGGTTGCCACCGACTCCCGTCACGGGCAGGTTCCTCCTCGGACGTCCGCCGCCCGGGCGTCGCCGCCGCCCGGTGCGACCGGTTTCAGATACAGGTTCCCGCTCAGTCTAGAGAAGCACCGGCCGGAAATCAACCGTTCGCTCACGCCGGCCGCAGCCGGCCTTGCGCGCGAGGTCGGCCGGTGGCTGCGTGTCATACCGCCGCGCAAAAAGGTGGCTGTCGGAGCCGGCGTTGCGCTACAATTCGCCAACGCCGGTGACCGGCCGGCGGATCTCACCGAAACAGGATGGATCGCATGGAACATGATGCCGTCGCTGTCATCGACTTCGGCGGGCAGTACGCCCATCTCATCGCCACGAAAGTCCGCGCCCTGGGTGTGCTGGCGGAGATCCGCCAGCCCGAGGACCCCGTCGAGCGCTTTCAGGCCTATCGGGGGATCATCATTTCGGGCAGCCCCAGCCTGTCGGCGTTCGGCGAAGACGCCGACTACACTCGGACGATTTATGACCTGCCGGTGCCCATCCTGGGATTTTGCTTCGGGCATCAGGAGATCGCCAAGCACTACGGCGGCCAGGTCATCCACGGCGGGCGCGAGTGGGGGCCCGCCGACCTGCATCTGATCCACTCTCATCCGCTGTTCGAGGGACTGGGCCCCACTGAACGTGTCTGGATGAGCCATTTCGATTCGGTGACCGCCGTCGGCCCCGATTTTGAAGAACTGGGCTACACGCTCTCCGGCACCGCCGGTGAGCGGCACGGCTTTGCCGCCATCGGCTCGGACCGACTGCGCCGCTACGGCTTCCAGTTCCATCCCGAGGTGGACGATACGGTGCACGGTGAACGGATGATCGCCAATTTCGTGCTGGGCATCTGCGGCTGCCGGCCCACCTGGACCACAACCAACTATGCCGCCGAGATCATCGGCCGGGTGCGGGCCCAGGTGGGGGACGGCCGGGTGTTTCTGCTGGCCTCCGGCGGCGTGGATTCGACGGTGGCCGCCCGGCTGCTGGCCGAGGCGCTGGGGCCTGACCGGCTGCGCCTCCTCCACATCGACAACGGTCTCATGCGTCAGGACGAGAGCCGGCAGGTGCTCCACAACCTTGCCCAGATGGGCCTTGGCGCCCAGACCCATTTTGTGGATGCAACCGACGAGTTCTTGACCGCGCTGGCCGGCGTGACCGATCCCGAGACCAAGCGCCGCCATATCGGCGCCACCTTCGTCACCGTCTTCGAGCGCGAGGCCCGGCGCATGGGCATCACCGACC
The genomic region above belongs to Acidobacteriota bacterium and contains:
- the guaA gene encoding glutamine-hydrolyzing GMP synthase; translated protein: MEHDAVAVIDFGGQYAHLIATKVRALGVLAEIRQPEDPVERFQAYRGIIISGSPSLSAFGEDADYTRTIYDLPVPILGFCFGHQEIAKHYGGQVIHGGREWGPADLHLIHSHPLFEGLGPTERVWMSHFDSVTAVGPDFEELGYTLSGTAGERHGFAAIGSDRLRRYGFQFHPEVDDTVHGERMIANFVLGICGCRPTWTTTNYAAEIIGRVRAQVGDGRVFLLASGGVDSTVAARLLAEALGPDRLRLLHIDNGLMRQDESRQVLHNLAQMGLGAQTHFVDATDEFLTALAGVTDPETKRRHIGATFVTVFEREARRMGITDHLLGQGTIYPDTIETGGTRRADVIKTHHNRVPVIEEMIAAGRVVEPLAELYKVEVRRLGEALGLPPELVWRHPFPGPGLGIRLLCADGGEDAAALAPLGTAAAPIATRCGLTATPLPVRSVGVKADLRSYEHPLLLTGAGPWDRVVEAAGQIFRTVAGVNRCVWNLESEAPPEIRSAAATVTRARLDLLRAADACVMDALRRHGLYAQIWQCPTVLVPLTAPGRGNEFVVIRPVLSERAMTAAPAELPPAVRAELRDALLALPGVWGVGLDVTSKPPGTIEWE